A stretch of DNA from Eschrichtius robustus isolate mEscRob2 chromosome 12, mEscRob2.pri, whole genome shotgun sequence:
AGGGGTgagctccccagctccccagctccccaggtgGTGACTCGCccagggtcacatagctagtTAGCACAGGCCCaactggaacccaggtctcccAACCACAACCCTCAATGCACAGCTTTCCACGTTTCTTCAGCAGTGGGGCGGCAGAGGGAGTCGACCTGTGGGTGGAGCCGGCCGCTGCAGCAGACACTTGGATGAGGTCTATGAACCCAGAGAGATGAGGCTCTTTGACTTGTCTTAAGGGcatagaagggaaaaaaacaaaagcaagtttATACTCATAGGGAAACATAATCTGtgattataaatatttcatgagcAAAGAAAGCGGTACTGACTGAGAGACTGGGGCGGGGAGGGTGGACAGCAAATTAGATTCCAGTTTGCAAAGTGATAGGGCAGCTGGGAAAGCAGCAGAGCTGAGGCTATTCTGGGCTGTGTGCTGCCAGGGCCTGCGTCACGGTCGGGGAGCGGTCtctggcccccagcccctggaaaccacagcCTTCCAGCGGTCAGCACAGAACACCTTGGGAAGAGTGTTTAAGCCCATGGAAGACCTGAGCTGAGGGGGGATGGCAGGACAGTCATTTGAAAGACTTGGGCAAACCTCAACAGGAGGGAGGCGGGAGCAGGGCTGGAGCAGGGCACCTGGTGCCCTGTAGACCCGTGAAAAGATGGACGCATGTTCTGCTGACTGAGGGCAGGGGAAGAAGTGAGCCCGACCCTAGACAGCGAGTGCCCTTCAAAGCTAGAGGGCAGCTTTGGTCAAGCTGCCCTGGTCAGAGCAAAGGCCATGCCCTGAGCAGGTGGTGCCAGGCTGAGAATGACAATCCCGCCCTTCCTTTCCCTCAGGACAGGGGTCTCTTCCTCCCCCAGCCTTCGGGAAGCAGCCCAGAAAGCAGAGGAATTAAGAACTTGCTGAGTAGCAGCTGCTGCAGCTGGGGAGACACTCCCCCCTGGCAAAGCAGGCCCCGGTGCAGACGATTCCTCCTCCATGGCCAGCGTCAGCTGCTGCAGCAGAGCAGCTCAGCCAGAGTCTGCCAGCCCTTCCAGAGGGCCCGGCGAAGAGGGCTGCTGGCTCCTAAAATACCCAGAGGCACCTTGAATCAGCCTTTAATCAGAGCAGCCCTGGGGAGCGGTGCATGCCTTGACTAGGAAGATGGAAAACGAAGAGCCTTCGCTTCCCAGCAGTCAAGGCTGAGCTGATGAGGCTCCAAGTGTACCCACTGAATTCGGGAAAACCAGATTATTATCCTCTAGACTCACAGCTAGTGAGAATCAGCTCAAGATGGCAAGGACTCATCAACTGCAAAAGTAAGACCCCCGGACATTGTGGGAAGACCCCTGTGTTGAAGTCATAGGATCTGGCTTTGAGACCAGCTTGACCATCTGTTAGCTGCAGAAAAATCACGTTACCTCTGAAACTCAGTGTCCTCATGTAAAACACGGGACCAGTGGCCGCCAAACCGAAGGACTGTGAGGAACACCAAGAATGCACGTACACATAAATGCTTTCAAAATAGACACTAAGTGCTATTCCAATTTAAGAGATTATTTACATCCAGCTACCTACTTGACACCTCTTGGACATCTCAGAGGTGCCTCCATTCAGACGCCATTCAGCTGCTCGTCCTCCCCCACCCTCCGGCCTCTCCCAGAGCACCCAGCTCGGTGTTCTGCAAGACCAACCATCCAGGCACGGAAGCTGGACACCTGAGACACATTCTTGGCCCTTCCCCATCATCCTAACGCATTGCCAAGCCCAGTCAACTGCACCCGCTAAAGGCTTCTGCTCCCCTCCTTCACCACCGCCCTAGGCCAGCAGGTCATCATCATGCAAAGCCTACACTCATTCACTCTGGACTCCCTCAGCCCCACTCCACAGTCAATCCAACTGTatctcccctcccaccaccctgACCCACCTTGCTGAATACCCTCCAACAGCGTCCCAACGCCCTCAGGATAAGCAAGGCTTCCCAGGCTTGTCTGGCCCTGCTTCTCCAGCCCCATCCCACACCACAATCCCTCCTGCTCGCCCTGCTCCAGCCACATCGGCTTTTCCTTTGAGTCCCTGGGACTCACCCCATTCCCTTCTGCCACAGGGTTTTTGCatatgctcttccctctgcctggaacactttcCCCTCCTCTATCACCTAGCTAATGCCTGTCCATTTATTTTTACTAAGGTATAAAGTACAGTGCACTGAAGTATATAGCTCAATAATTATTTAGATGTATACACTCACGTGACTCCCACCCAGATCTagatttagaacatttccaacaCCCGTAAGTTTCCCTTGTGACCTCTGTGGTCTATGCTCGTCCCCACCCCCCCAGGTAgccactattctgacttctatcacAATGCCTATTCATTCTTCAAAAGGCAGCCGATGCAACCTTTTCTCAGGGAAGCCGCCTCCTGTCCCACGGAAAAAGTCTAACCTCTCCGTCGAAGGCACTTGTTACACTTGGGGATCTGCATGTGTTGGAGTCATTAGGTGATCTGTGTCAATTTGCCCAGGAGAGCACGGACATGTACTTATCCTCACCTCTGTTTCCCAGCGCTGGCAGCTGCAGAGCAATGATGACAGAAAACAGCTGATGCCTATCAAGTGCTTATTATCACCAGGTACTCATAGGCACGAACTCATTTCTTAATCCACCGTATCAAGCAGGTACCATTatcatatccccattttacaggtgagaaaacagaagGTGTAAGAAGCAAAATAACCTGCCCAAAGGCATTACgtgtaagtggtggagccaggattggaacccaggcagtctggctacaGAGCGTGTGTTCTTAATCATCATGCCACTCTGCCTCTCAGAGGCCACTGGAATGTTTAATGAGAAGTGCCCAGGACAGTCTGAATGAATAAAGGAGTGACTTTAGAAATGAGTTGATGAGATTCCATTTAAAGAAACTAAGGGAGCACCCCAGAACCTCCCCAAGGAGACCAACAAACAAATGGGAGGTAAACTGTCACTGAATCCCCTGCACAGGCCCACGATTTGGTGCTCTGCAAACACCGGAGCTAGTGTACTTCCCCAGGAGCCAAGGCAGGAAGCTGTCTGCTCTGGGCACAGAGAAGCAGCCGGTGCCTAGCAGAGGGCACCCCATGGTGGAGGAAGGATCACGGTGTGGGTTCTCTCGGAGGGTGGAGGCCACGCTGTGCTGGAGCAAACGGTCCCCCGGCTCCATTCACGCTAACCCAGCAACCCAGTCACCTTCATACCCATTTAGCACCTCCGGCCCTCTGACACAGGAAGATGACACTCTGGAAGGCAAATAAACAGTTTGCCTGGCTAGAAAGTGAGATTCCATTGCGTATCTACAAATTGGCATTTGGCTTGTACCCCAGTTTTCCAGAGCCTGATAATCCTGGGTGAGCTCACAGGCTACTGCAGGCAAAGACCACCATCTCATGTGGCACCTTTTAACTGTTTCAGTACCGTTGACCCCATGGCCACACCCAGACAACTCAGGAAGAAACGTAcaggaaaacatttattttctcgcAGCACACTGCGCCCCAGGCTCCCTCTCAGCAGAGGCACAGCTCTCAGAACGGCTCCATCCATGAGCCCCCAGGCAGCCGGTGCCTGGGCTCTGCTCACACAAAGTTCTGGGCAATGGCCAGCACCTTGGAAAACTCGCCTTCCCTCTGGCGTAGGCTGGTGGGGATGGGTGTCTTGATTCGGGTCCCTACAGGGTTCCCGTTGTCCTCGATGAGGACCACGTTGTTAGAGTCGAACCTGGGGGTCATCCTGGGACCAGGCATACGATGCCCCACAATAAGCGCCTTTTTCTTCTGCCCCTTGATGGCCAGCAGGATCCGGTCGCCCACTTTGCCCACCCCGTTCTTGTTATAGACGTGGATGCAGCGAGGAGGGCGATGGTACGGGGTGTTTCCCAGGGCACTGTTGTCCACCACACGTACCCGCGTCATCTTCTGAATTGCACCAAGGCTCCCAGTGGTGCTGGCGGAAGAGGAAAAGAGTCTGAGGTCTGCATCTCTGCTGGTCAGGGCGCAGAGGCCTCTGCCAGACCAGGCTTGGCAGCGTGCACATTAGCAGGGCCCTGACAGAGGCGGTGCCTGGGAAGGCTTCTCTGTGCCCAAGGCAGTGCCCTCACAGTTCTTTGCAGCTTCTGCTGCCGGGTCAGGACCTCGATCTGGATGGGTTTTAAAGAGGACCTGATATTCTGTTACAACAAACTGCATGGCAGACTTAATTTAAAGCCTTTGGTTTCCAAAAGGCCTCTGAGGATTAAGGGAATACCTTATGGCCCAGGCCTCGCCCACTGCCTAGCCTGCAAAACCTGCTCCCCCAGAATACACTGATTACCAAATGTCCCATCTACACGTTGCTGAGAACCAGAAGGTACAAGTGAGTATGTCTGCTAAGGGAGTCCTTTGACACAACATAGCAGAAACTGAAAATAAGTCAAGGTAACAatcttttgttttaatgtatttttccccACTAGAAAGAGTACCTATTAAAGGCAAATAAGCTATTATTAAGCCATCTGACGACAGTGGGAATTCTAGTTTGCTGCCGCTAGGACCCGAGTGCTGGTGTTCTCCCGGGTGACCCGGGGTCCTCTTCTCTCATTCCACATGCCTACCCTGGGCAATGTTCTCTATCTCCGTTGTTTCCAGCTAGTAaattccatctccagccccacttcTCTCCTATCTTTCGGTCCTATATTTCCACTCCAACTCCTCACATGTCCTACAGATGCTGCAAACTCAGTAGGTCCTACAGTGACTTCATCGCCTCCCCCTGCAAACCTCCTCCCActgctgtgtttcctgcctagatgaTGGCTTCTACAGAAAATTCAGCTCCTGAGCCATAAACCTCTCTCCATCACCATCCACTAGCTACCCCATTCTACTGACACCACCTCCTAAACACCTCTGTCCTTTCCCTCCACCCCCGTCGACACTTCCTTCATCCAGCAGCTCACTCTCTTACACCAAGACTATTACGTTAGTGTCCTAACCAGCTCCCTGCGCACGTCACTCCGCCAACCAAGAGCTCTTTTTAGAATATAAAACGGAGGCCACTCCCCTGCTCAGGACTGGTCAGTGGTTCCCCACTGTATACACTGTCAACAACCTGGCCTCTATGTACCTGCCTTCTGAGGTCCTCTATCCTGCCACTCACACATTCACTCTGAGCCCCGATGGCCAGGAACGCCTGGAGCTCTCCAAGCGTGCCTGGCCTCTTGGCCCTCCCTGGGGGCCTGGACAGGACCTGCCCCCATTTGCCTTCTGGGAAGGCAGCTGCCAtcctcctcttttcctcctctgcctcctgctcctcctcctccgttAGCAGCCCCTGCCTCAGGCCTTCCAAAGAACTGTACAAGCCTCTATTATTATACTGGTCACATTTTCTTAGAGTTATTTGTTTCCAACTTTGCTCCCGTGGCCAACTGTGAGAACTCTTCCAGGGCAGGAAGCAATTCTTATTCATCTCTCTATGACCAACCCTGGGCACAGGGCTCAGTAAACACTTGCGGAATGAGTGCACGAACGGGGCCAAAAGGCATGTTTGCCAACAGGAATGCAACCTGTGCTCTCCGCCCTGGCTTAGCATCTAAACGGGGAGGGGAGAGGTTGTCAAACTTCCATCATGCTTGAGTTTATGGTAGTAagtatgtgattttaaaatatatatatatattccatttttaaGAGAGAAGGGTTTCCCCccttttatttatatgtttttttaaaatgaagtattatagttgatttacaatgttctgttagtttcaggtgtatggcaatgTGACTAAGAATGagtatatatactcatatatatataaagtatatagatatatactttatatatatataaaatgtatatatatgcatatatatgtatatagagtatatctgtgtatatatatgcatatatgtatatagagagagtatatatttatatatacacatatatatgtatatatagagagtaTGTAtgcgtatatatgtgtgtgtatatatataaagtatatataaaatgtatatatatatacattttcttaaaagaGAAGGTTTTAATGCACTGGAGAAATGATAGGGTCGAGAGACATCGGATTCACTATGAGGGTCTGGCAAGGATGGAGGTTTCATCATTCTCCATATCCATTCCCAATCCCGTCCTCAACAGCAATATCGCCTCCTTACCTATCCCCCTCACCTGGCCTGACCAAACTCCAGTTCCATCTATGCCTTTAGATTTCCCTGACCCCAAGCCCACCTCCCTGAGTTTCCACTCCCACTCTAGTCACCAATACCCCACCCTGATGGGAGGCTTACTCAAAGACACAGCTTTAAGAACTTAATAGGAAAAGTTACCTGAAACGGCGTTGGCTCAGTGCTCTGCTCACGTGGGCGAAGGGGCCCCAGAGCCCAGTAAAGAAAGCCATGGGATCCCAAGATGGCAAATCCTGCagggaaaaagggggaaaagggaTTTATTTCTAAGTCAGTGTCCACACTCACAGCCAGTAGTTTTTGgtgtttggtgttttgttttgttttttaagacttttgGGGACTTGTGTGGGAGATGGCACTTCGAGCACAAGATCATTAGTCACTAAATATAAACCTTAGTGGTTAAAAGGTACGCAGATGATTAGATGGAACTCCAGCTGCAATTTTGCTGATTCATATTCTAACTGGGGTCAGAGAGCTGGAATGGCCCACCACAGTTCTCGCTGTAGGTAACACAACAGCACAGAGAATGCCTTCCTAATTATATCACTTCCACAGCACGAATCCTCTGGGACACACCCAGACAGGAACCACTTCCCACATCCTCCACAGAGGAAAACCTGCACACTGGCCTGTTGTTGACACTCGTGTGCCTCCTGAAACCAGAACTTTTACTCCCTGGAGGAAAGTAGATTATCTGAGCAGCTGCCCAGGTTGTCAGTCACCACATCACCTTTCTCCCAAATGTAAAAGACAGAACACCTGGACAGCTCAAGGTTAGCAAAGTAGTGCCAAAGGATGCCCTTGCCAAGTCACTGACCAAGGCCTCTATTTGGGTCGGTCTCCCAAATGACAACGTAACACAGAAAAGCTACCTactcgctgtacagcagaaactaacacaatattgtaaagcaactataccccaattaaaaaaaaaaaaaaaaaagaaagaaagaaaaactacctACCCCACACTGCAGCTGAAAGTGGGCTTTGGGAGAGCAAGCTGGAGACAAAAGAGCAAACGCCAACCCAACACTGGTGACTGCAGCTTGCAGAACCTCAACCCTGTGCTCCCTAGCACCAACAAATATGGCCATCCCCAGGTTCCTGAAACACCTGGGCACCAGTGAGGggaatatttaagaaaaacctacagccagcTGGTAATTCCAGCTGCAAGACATGCCTGTTTTCCACCCACATGTTTGGCTACAGAGGGCCTCATTCAAGAGCTCTGCTGAGAAAGCCTCTACCACTGTAGTATTTACACATAGCTTTGCTTGGCATAAGTTCAAAGCACCTTAGAtaagattttatttaataatggtGGGGGAAAACTCACTATTTACTTTCAGAGAAATACCTAAACACTCCAGAAATGCTTATTAACTACAATTTAGCCTCAAACCTCAAGCTTATTCGCCAGTGTTTTCCTTAAGACAACCCAGGAAGCGTTGGCCAAAATGTAAATATGATCAGAAACTTATATGCAAAAGAAGGTGGCCTACTTACAGAACTACTAACATCTGACACACAGAATCAAAGACTATCAGATGAGGCCAGCTTTACCTTCACAGCTCGGTAGCCCTGGAGAAGGAACTATGAGCTTCAGCTTCCCCAACTGTAACGTggggtttccccacctgtaacacCTACTCACAAGACGGTCGTGAGGTAAGCCAGGCAAAGCACAGAGCATGATGCCCGCACTCAATACCTATTAGCCCTctccatcatcatcgtcatcatatCACGTCCCGTTTCgaagattaggaaactgagatagagagagaggaagggacttGCATAAAGCCCCATAACTAGCCGAGGGCAGAAGCAGAACCAGAAGTGGCCTCAGCTTAGGTCCAAGGGTCTTCCCTCCACACCCTACGGCCTCACTCTGCCGTACAAAGCCCACTTCACACAGGAGCTCAGGGTGAGAAGCAGCTTTGAGGGTCACCTGGTcttcttctgctttctttctttatgaaaatGTACCGACTAGTTATAATGTGTCCAAGTGCTTTACATTAtcatctcatttaagcctcaaaAAAACTACGGAATGGACACTatgattagccccattttatacaggaggaaatgaggcccagagaggttagatAATCTGCCCAAGTCGCACAGCTAGGAGTGACAAAGCTGAAATCTGAACCCCAGTAGTCGGCTTCCTGAACCCACCCTCTTAATCAGCAGAGTTAACATGGTAACTTTaacttaaatattaatatttttccaaCTGTTAGATCATCCTTGTTCCATCAAGAATACTGATGTCACATGAACATTTTACTCAGACCTAACTCAGTGCTTGCTGAATCAACTGAAATGTAGACAAACACCAGGTGAAAGTCATTCACTTTCATCCACTTTAGGTTTTGAATACAATTTGTAGTGTAGGTGGCAAGAAGAGCCACACTCTGAGCAATAATGGAaaattggctttaaaaaaaagtagctcTGAAAAGCAGTCCTTCTGGTCCAGGCTGCAGTTACGTCCAATCTCAGCCAAGCCTTCCCATCTGATGCTGGCGAGCCCCTACTCTCACTCCCTGGGGGAAAAGAGGCTCCTCAGCTCCTCCACAGAACCCTCCAGGTTAGTCCAGCGCCACCCACATTCCCTCTCCTGAGAATTGCAACATCCAGCCTCTCCACACTGCATCACTTCCTCCAGAGCATTTATGTGACTCCAAGAAGTGCAGAAGTGCCTGGAGGCTTCCCAGAACTTTCCCAACTTGGGCATAACAAACCCCACCATTCAAAGCACCTCCCTAAAATCTACAGGGCAGCCTGTGCACAAACCACACCCAggcctcctctctgtgccttgctgaGAAGCCACCACCACAACCTGGGTCCACCTCTGCCCAACCAAACTGCCCTGGCCCCAAACACACCTCCTGCGAGCAGCTCTGTGTAAGGCTGCAGCATCTGCTGTCACCCCTCCTGCACACCAAGGACATCTGGGTGTCCTGTGCCAAAGGAACTCTCACCGTTCCAACTTTCACTATCCAAACTCAGACATGGAAtaaatctggtttttttttttttttttggagttaaGGCTGATAGCCCCTAACATTCTAGTTCTTGCTACTCACTATCCACAGAAACCACAGAGATCTTGACAACATGGCATCTGAACTCACTATAGGAACTCAGGAATCACACAGACTCCGGATTATTTGTACTACCCTCAAACACAAAAGTAATACATTCACGTCTGCAGGGAGCACCTCCATTTTCACAAGAAAAGACCAAATTCAAAGACTTTTCACTAGCTCTTTGGTGGATCTGATAGTGACCTCCAGACCCAAAGGACATAAAGACATCAAATGGGCAGCAGTAAGCATTCCTATGAACTTGAAAGCATAAAAGAAGCAAATATACTTGTATATTTGTATACAAAAAAATCTGTGGTCCCCTCCACTGTCACCCCAGCAAAAGCTCCCAGCAGGTCCTGATAGAGTGCGAGTAAAATAAACACTTgctgaataaaataaatgaggtaGCCAACAGAAAGACAGATTACCCCACCCACGGCTCGACACAGGGAAATCCAGACACTGTAGAGATCTCATCTATATATCGGGAACCAGCACATCACATGCAAACATGCTTTAGGAGAACCATGGTGCTGGTCATGAGAGGATTAGCTCATGCTATGTCTACAGGCCCCCGGAATCATCTCCTGGGTCTGGTGCTTACACTGCCCACTGTGAAAAAACACCATCGCACCACTAAACAACTGGCTCAGATGAGGTAAGAGTAATGAGGGCTGCAATTTATTTCAAAGCAACTGACTGAGCTTGATGTTATTTCCTAGGATAAATCCATCCTGTAGACATAGGCCCTGATTAACTTCAGATCAGTCTGTATAGAGTGCTTTGTCTCACAAGCAATGTTATTCTGAGTCCTGTGTTTGCACAGGAAGCTAACTCCAATGATATTTCCTCCTCTACTCTCACTCAGAGGAGGCCAGGTATTCGGAAGACTCCAGTGCCAGAGATGGCTTTTCATGCCACTTCCTGGTCAGCACTAGTACTGCCATCCCGGTTTAGAGTGTGAATCATaacctctgggggtggggggatggggagggcaagagaaggaaggcaagagagagtgagagagggacagggagagggagagaaattacTTAATACAATCCAAGAGCCATGCTTATTTCAAATCTTAGTTTAACTTTAAGATCTCCcttcagttctggaggccagggaCGACTGTAGATTTTAGGGACACACAGGTGAGTTTTTCACTTGGCATCACCTTATAGGTCCCATTGGAAGAACATTGCCCCGTGAGAGCAGGGACCGTGCCTGCCCCGTCCAGTGCTGCATGCTCaggacctagaacagtgcctggcacacaaatggagctcagtgagtatctgttaaatgtataaaatttatCTGCAATTGCAATTCATCCTCCAGCTCCAGAGAGGCTCCATGTTGGTGGGTTGGCGGTCTTTCTTGTGCCCTTCACCCAGGCTCCCAGTAACTTGGGGGAGCTTCCTAGACACTGAGAGCTCATTTTTAGCTAATTGTAATACATAGAGACTGAACTAGAAAAGCAGACAGAAAGAGCCCGATGCTTTGTGAAAAGCTAGAAAGTACCATTACTTGAACTTTAGGAATCAGCAAAATGTTGTACTTAGTATCACAGAtccacatatatttatacattgttTCTACCTGAACAATTTCCATCTTTAAGTGCCTGGCACgtttcataaattttaaaggCCTTTCAAGAGAAACAGGTTctaaagaaaagagacaaaacaaaaagttcAGCCCAACTGCAAAAGAGTGTTTAAAGGAGATTCTGTTAGTAAGTGACAGAAGTGAAAAGAAACACTAGGCGAAATCAAGTGCAAAGCCCAGCCACAAAACGGACAAACTCTGCCTAGTGTAAGGATATAAATGTCCTTCTTAATTAAGCAGGAAAAAGCAGAGGCCTGGCAGCTTcgaggaaacaaaaaaacaaaagggaaCTCCCTGGACCCTCTGCCCTGTCATGCAGACAGCCCTTCCCATCTCCTGCAGGTTTCGCCCCAATCATTCTGGACCAAAAAGTACTTATTTGTTGCTTAAATACTCATTACTGATTTGTCCCAGAAGGATTCTCTTTCAGgaagttttgtgaattgttttgttttgttttttaa
This window harbors:
- the MRPL14 gene encoding large ribosomal subunit protein uL14m isoform X2, coding for MAFFTGLWGPFAHVSRALSQRRFSTTGSLGAIQKMTRVRVVDNSALGNTPYHRPPRCIHVYNKNGVGKVGDRILLAIKGQKKKALIVGHRMPGPRMTPRFDSNNVVLIEDNGNPVGTRIKTPIPTSLRQREGEFSKVLAIAQNFV
- the MRPL14 gene encoding large ribosomal subunit protein uL14m isoform X1; the protein is MLMSGYPGSRGFLGFSFHQRLHLPGIKTGKKREGKEREDLPSWDPMAFFTGLWGPFAHVSRALSQRRFSTTGSLGAIQKMTRVRVVDNSALGNTPYHRPPRCIHVYNKNGVGKVGDRILLAIKGQKKKALIVGHRMPGPRMTPRFDSNNVVLIEDNGNPVGTRIKTPIPTSLRQREGEFSKVLAIAQNFV